From a region of the Desulfomicrobium escambiense DSM 10707 genome:
- a CDS encoding lipase family protein — translation MQLSPIQCFQKRCLRLKIVDFENTPITGLVHPDSGEEVGNLLIKAYDAGGMLLSEHVYAKGKPILDLCHVGRGWMYLEFNPLPRTKPQGYPDDEEWDQLTLAADIIAHKALKSSSRNGVRPNRQVLSEEHRIGWSYHRVAHGTLNLPRRLEHIDDRLEETRPKQRCALRFMMTENERRCPSCHNLQTGYLLELAPLFCWIPALVTSKLGAPDDWDSITANNLAVFSTLAYADPDTRNKGTRPEDNTKAPYDKTILHTLDNLRTQRARPYQVGGEWVDMVLHEMPYDWNYHDMRFFRIANKSKNPTDTQAFMATNRNTIIISVRGTEGPFSQDLIQDVKISMKSCPEPLAQIGSAHTGFLQAFEYLWEFVHSYCENHSKAPDGTLKRIFVTGHSLGGAVASLLACAISSDFSNPVTLYTYAAPRIGDTVFARYWNFQVPHMRHVYRNDIIPAAPPAFLGYRHFGHLRQMSLVKAKGTVLPWIGDYGLHQMESAITRQRRYTGDNAPWGPAEMTGYEQTEKGFFEFFERKLRGGFRHVNSAVDLAGVMFHFMASNYITFLQNELRQRYEYASRGGAMLSRHITPRHLDPDDDYDQELLAYMQPVSLAELLDRHVSELVSRSAVEEEVKRFCRDTGRLADMARQEYLQTRQEKATRASCHLGPELDLLSPSQTREGSPLAAHQSSYETERMATMKKAGETLRQYILVPPKIEGRPLM, via the coding sequence ATGCAGTTGAGCCCCATTCAATGCTTTCAAAAACGCTGTCTGCGTCTCAAGATCGTCGATTTTGAAAACACGCCCATCACCGGCCTTGTTCATCCCGACAGCGGCGAAGAAGTCGGGAATCTGCTGATCAAGGCTTACGACGCGGGAGGCATGCTGTTGAGTGAGCACGTGTACGCCAAAGGCAAACCGATACTCGACCTGTGCCATGTGGGCCGCGGCTGGATGTACCTGGAATTCAATCCCCTGCCTCGTACCAAGCCGCAAGGCTACCCGGACGACGAGGAATGGGATCAATTGACCCTGGCGGCGGACATCATCGCCCACAAGGCCCTCAAATCGTCTTCCCGTAATGGAGTGCGACCGAACCGTCAGGTTCTGAGCGAAGAGCACCGCATCGGATGGTCGTATCATCGCGTGGCTCACGGAACCCTTAACCTGCCGCGACGACTGGAACACATCGACGACAGGTTGGAGGAGACCCGGCCCAAGCAGCGTTGCGCCCTGCGCTTCATGATGACCGAAAACGAACGCCGCTGTCCGTCATGCCACAACCTGCAAACCGGGTACCTGCTGGAACTCGCGCCCCTCTTCTGCTGGATTCCCGCACTGGTCACGTCCAAACTCGGCGCCCCGGACGACTGGGACAGCATCACCGCGAACAATCTGGCAGTCTTTTCCACCCTGGCCTATGCGGATCCAGACACCAGAAACAAAGGCACCCGGCCCGAAGACAACACGAAAGCACCATACGACAAGACAATCCTCCATACTCTCGACAATCTCCGCACTCAGCGTGCCAGGCCATACCAAGTCGGCGGCGAGTGGGTGGATATGGTTCTCCACGAGATGCCCTATGACTGGAATTACCACGACATGAGATTTTTTCGCATTGCGAACAAATCGAAAAATCCCACGGATACCCAGGCCTTCATGGCCACCAACAGGAACACCATCATCATTTCCGTTCGAGGAACAGAAGGCCCGTTCAGTCAAGACCTCATCCAAGATGTTAAGATCTCAATGAAATCTTGCCCGGAACCACTCGCGCAGATTGGCTCTGCGCATACGGGTTTTTTGCAAGCCTTCGAGTATTTATGGGAATTTGTACATAGTTATTGCGAAAATCACAGCAAAGCGCCTGATGGCACGCTCAAACGCATCTTTGTGACCGGCCACAGCCTGGGAGGGGCGGTGGCTTCGCTCCTGGCATGCGCGATCTCCTCGGATTTTTCCAACCCCGTCACCCTCTACACCTACGCCGCCCCCCGAATCGGCGACACCGTGTTTGCCCGCTACTGGAATTTTCAGGTGCCGCACATGCGCCATGTCTATCGCAACGACATCATTCCCGCCGCTCCGCCGGCATTTCTGGGTTACCGGCACTTCGGGCACCTGCGGCAAATGAGCCTCGTGAAAGCCAAAGGGACTGTTCTGCCCTGGATCGGGGACTATGGGCTGCACCAGATGGAGAGTGCCATCACTCGGCAGCGTCGCTACACGGGAGACAACGCCCCCTGGGGGCCTGCGGAGATGACCGGATACGAGCAGACGGAAAAGGGATTTTTCGAATTTTTCGAGAGAAAACTTCGGGGAGGCTTCAGACACGTCAACAGCGCCGTCGATCTGGCCGGGGTCATGTTTCATTTCATGGCCAGCAATTACATCACGTTTCTGCAGAATGAACTGCGGCAGCGTTACGAATACGCCAGCAGGGGAGGGGCCATGCTCTCGCGGCACATCACCCCTCGCCACTTGGACCCGGATGACGACTACGATCAGGAACTGCTCGCCTACATGCAGCCCGTCTCACTGGCCGAACTGCTGGACAGGCATGTCTCGGAGCTTGTCTCGCGGTCTGCGGTGGAGGAGGAAGTCAAGCGATTCTGCCGCGACACGGGACGCCTCGCCGACATGGCCCGCCAGGAGTATCTCCAGACCCGGCAGGAAAAAGCCACTCGTGCGTCATGTCATCTAGGCCCTGAACTCGACCTGCTGTCACCATCGCAAACGCGGGAAGGAAGCCCCTTGGCCGCTCATCAGTCCTCGTACGAGACGGAAAGAATGGCTACAATGAAAAAGGCCGGGGAAACCCTGCGGCAGTACATCCTCGTGCCGCCAAAAATTGAAGGCCGGCCGCTCATGTAA